One Salmo salar chromosome ssa01, Ssal_v3.1, whole genome shotgun sequence DNA window includes the following coding sequences:
- the heatr5a gene encoding HEAT repeat-containing protein 5A isoform X4, protein MERAHSLLLNEEACSQLGEHQRAEFVFEWLRFLKKLLPAADRADVKKNQKCLVEQLTVILIGSPGPPTRWLLAHCLALLYRLGDSLTSSLTVDRCNDIIRSKDDSPSYLPTRLAAIACLGALYEQLGRLLVNTFKETLANLLKAMKSAESQGRYEIMLSVEKILRGLGVSAVPCHRDIYKATRACLTDRSMAVRCAAAKCLLELQREAVFLWTSELENVATLCFRAFEGSNYDVRVAISKLLGTLLATAVEPKQPTAHRQGSRRSSLEEVMDLMTGGFLRGGAGFLRASGDKLKGTSSVSKDIRIGITQSCVVFVSCLGGVWLEANFSALLVLLMELVSHTRATQTPADAVCCRRCISFILRATLGSLLGEKAQIAAAKEICLAIGKQKRAVDAAMCDGNVETRVTTTDVAASQHVLVCALLELGSLVQGLASTAASLLTDTSTALLDTVISVLLHPSVSARLAAAWCLRCVAVALPSQGAVLLDRCAERLNALKSCPEAVAGYSSAIAALLGAVQHCPLGIPHTKGNVVMGLAEDLLRSATQNSRISIQRTQAGWLLLSSLNTLGPAVVEHHLPRMLVLWRCAFPPSIRDLDMELRRGDHFTWQVTLEGRAGALCAMKSLVIHCRDLLTDDVIGRLLTPLACAVALLTKVPTLIKSYGNLIKNTSVVFRLRVYEILALLPSKTYEESFGIVLKQLVTDLTGPENVVCSELTLLPPLCHSDDLALLGPALQDMDQHYIEEQLQGSSVGGGTLEYDPFTICVKCQDVPAPLPPPAALTTAAIQLFGVIFPHIIVPLRTQILEQFTESLKQLKGVRQQTVQTHVTAALCSVLKHLGSSRVGLGPEEVRKPALGLLVGALESSNPLLRCMAAEGLSRLVQVVNDPAFTVSMTLVSFDKLKTARDAVTRTGHALALGSLYRYVGGISSPQHLSACVGILFTLSQDSTSPEVQRWALHSLSMVMDLAGPLYHGHVEASFTLVLRLLLSIPPTHVEVHQSLGRCLNALLTTLGPDLQGEGQSVSALRTSCLVGCAVMQDSPDCLVEAQAISCLQQLHMFAPRHVNLASLVPSLCVNLCSSYLSLRRAVVACLRQLAQKEALEVSEHAVALVKELPRRDNTHLDVTIKEVGLEGALFSLLDRESDPRLCQDIQETLVHMMSSIATGKLAHWLKLCKDVLSASAESTAPVETNQEEDGERDDDASVFHAKSESSGPFTNLRWSTRVFAVECVCRIISQCESHGHPAHFDMALAQEHRLHESTDFLVLHLADLIRMAFMAATDHSDKLRLSGLQTLLVIIRKFAAIPEPEFPGHVILEQYQANVGAALRPAFTADAPPDVTAKACQVCSAWIASGVVSDLRDLRRVHQLLASSLVKVQAGKEVPSQLYNEGTSTMETLAVLKAWAEVYIVAVQSSSRPRESPISGPGPGRQGEQAGSPLLEEDCGGVGGPGLLTLVQTDLATLSRLWLAALQDYVLLTLPQDYSAQLPATGGTFYTAETAEQARPHYCSSWAPILHATALWLNSTGFIMVDDGPANLSRPVTPTSMGQSTSLASVKSPEDISSDRLHLILGISVEFLCSPHSHDQMENISSCLQALQALLEVSWPRSKVGNDQVLSVELLSVLHRLIVTREAPGVQLAVLELVRQVVCAAQEHVKEKRHSAEVDDGAAEKETVPEFGEGRDTGGLVPGRSLVFGALQLCLCVLVRKLPQLSPKLAGSPSGGQGGSAWSLSDSDCRQVAAALAILSDLPAICSPDGSVSILPTVMYLLMGVLRELVHNPCGGGAGGSSGGGEALDLVVPAALQALRCVLSSPMSRSEKSRGAWAHLLRCALNTLLDFWDSDKPNPAVDEVSLLTALTIFLLTASPEVTTAQPLQTRCIDKFKASLESKDPVVLSRSYQLLMSVFQSKTGVAVPFIQGLGSCVVGHLQGVERRRPQSSKELQAIQDGVRALEALVFAADETHRPQLVAILLPILISFLLDENALSSAPAPARTLHESALQDLMRIGPQHSSVFKALMASSPYMKARVEAAVKGNQESVNAKTTQLQVPSKTSPSIQLKTNFL, encoded by the exons atggaaCGAGCCCACAGTTTGCTCCTGAACGAGGAGGCATGCAGCCAGTTGGGAGAACACCAGAGGGCTGAATTTGTCTTTGAGTGGCTGCGCTTCCTGAAGAAGCTGCTCCCTGCTGCagacagg GCGGATGTGAAGAAGAACCAGAAGTGTCTGGTCGAACAGTTGACTGTGATTCTGATTGGTTCTCCGGGCCCCCCAACCCGATGGCTCCTAGCCCACTGCCTGGCCCTGCTCTACAGGTTGGGAGACTCACTCACCTCCAGCCTCACGGTGGACAGGTGCAATGACATCATCCGCAGCAAGGACGACTCGCCCAGCTACCTGCCAACCCGACT GGCAGCCATTGCCTGTCTGGGTGCCCTTTATGAACAGCTTGGCCGTTTGCTTGTCAACACATTTAAAGAGACTTTGGCAAATTTGTTGAAAGCCATGAAGTCTGCAGAG TCCCAGGGCCGCTATGAGATCATGCTGAGCGTGGAGAAGATCCTGAGGGGCCTGGGGGTCAGCGCCGTGCCCTGTCACAGAGACATCTACAAGGCTACACGCGCCTGTCTCACCGACCGCTCCATGGCCGTGCGCTGTGCTGCCGCCAAG TGTCTTCTGGAGCTGCAGAGGGAGGCTGTGTTTCTGTGGACCTCAGAGTTGGAGAACGTAGCCACGCTCTGCTTCAGGGCGTTTGAGGGCTCCAACTACGATGTGCGTGTGGCCATCTCCAAACTGCTGGGTACCCTGCTGGCCACAGCCGTAGAGCCCAAACAACCCActg CTCACAGACAGGGCTCCAGACGCAGCTCCTTGGAGGAGGTAATGGATCTGATGACTGGGGGATTCCTGCGTGGTGGGGCTGGCTTCCTCAGGGCCAGTGGAGACAAGCTCAAAGGGACCAGCTCTGTTAGCAAAGACATCCGCATCGGCATCACTCAG tcgtgtgtggtgtttgtgtcgTGTCTGGGCGGCGTGTGGCTGGAGGCCAACTTCTCCGCCCTACTGGTCCTGCTCATGGAGCTGGTGTCCCACACACGGGCCACCCAGACTCCTGCAGACGCCGTGTGCTGCAGACGCTGCATCTCCTTCATCCTTAGGGCCACACTGGGCTCTCTGCTGGGGGAGAAGGCCCAGATCGCTGCTGCCAAGGAGATCTGCCTGGCCATAGGCAAACAGAAGAGGGCTGTGG ATGCGGCCATGTGCGACGGGAACGTGGAGACGCGGGTCACCACCACAGACGTAGCTGCCAGTCAGCATGTGTTGGTGTGTGCTCTGCTGGAGCTGGGTAGCCTGGTACAGGGCCTGGCCTCTACTGCTGCATCGCTACTCACTGACACCAGCACAG CCCTGCTGGACACGGTGATCTCAGTTCTGCTCCACCCCAGTGTGTCAGCACGGTTAGCGGCTGCCTGGTGTCTACGCTGTGTGGCCGTGGCCCTGCCTTCCCAGGGGGCCGTGTTGCTGGACCGCTGTGCAGAGAGACTCAACGCCCTCAAGTCCTGCCCCGAGGCCGTGGCCGGGTACAGTTCCGCCATCGCCGCCCTGCTGGGGGCTGTGCAGCACTGCCCCCTGGGCATCCCTCACACTAAAGGCAAT GTGGTGATGGGTCTGGCCGAGGACCTGCTCCGTTCAGCCACTCAGAACAGCCGCATCTCCATCCAACGCAcacaggctggctggctgctgctcTCCTCCCTCAATACCCTAG GTCCAGCGGTGGTTGAGCACCACCTTCCCAGGATGCTGGTGCTGTGGAGGTgtgccttccctccctccatcagagaCCTGGACATGGAGCTCCGCCGTGGGGACCACTTCACCTGGCAGGTCACTCTGGAGGGCCGCGCCGGGGCGCTGTGTG CCATGAAGAGCCTGGTGATTCACTGCAGAGATCTCCTGACTGATGATGTCATAGGTCGTCTCCTGACCCCCCTGGCCTGTGCTGTGGCTCTGCTCACCAA ggtgccTACTCTGATCAAATCCTATGGCAACCTGATTAAAAACACCTCAGTAGTCTTCAGACTGAGGGTCTATGAGATCCTGGCTCTGTTGCCCTCTAAGACATACGAAG AGAGCTTTGGCATCGTGCTGAAGCAGCTGGTGACAGACCTGACTGGGCCAgagaacgtggtgtgttcagagcTGACGTTACTACCACCCCTCTGTCACAGTGATGACCTGGCACTACTGGGCCCCGCACTGCAGGACATGGACCAGCACTACATAGAAGAACAG TTACAGGGGAGCAGTGTTGGAGGAGGGACCCTGGAGTACGACCCCTTCACCATCTGTGTGAAATGCCAGGATGTTCCCGCCCCCCTGCCCCCTCCTGCTGCCCTCACCACCGCTGCCATACAGCTCTTTGGAGTCATCTTTCCCCACATCATCGTCCCATTGAg GACCCAGATTCTGGAACAGTTCACAGAGTCTCTGAAGCAGTTGAAGGGTGTTCGTCAGCAGACTGTCCAGACTCATGTGACTGCCGCCCTTTGCAGTGTCCTAAAG CACCTAGGCTCCAGTCGGGTAGGTTTGGGTCCAGAAGAGGTTCGGAAGCCAGCCCTGGGTCTGTTGGTGGGGGCTCTGGAGAGCTCTAACCCCCTGCTGCGCTGCATGGCTGCTGAGGGCCTGTCTCGCCTGGTGCAGGTGGTCAACGACCCTGCATTCACCGTCTCCATGACCCTGGTCAGCTTCGACAA GTTGAAGACAGCCCGGGATGCTGTGACTCGTACGGGTCATGCCCTGGCGCTGGGTTCCCTGTACCGCTATGTAGGGGGCATCAGCTCTCCCCAGCACTTGTCTGCCTGTGTGGGCATCCTCTTCACCCTGTCCCAGGACAGCACCTCCCCCGAAGTCCAG AGGTGGGCGCTGCACTCTCTGTCCATGGTGATGGACCTGGCTGGTCCTTTGTACCATGGCCATGTGGAGGCTAGCTTCACCCTGGTGCTGAGGCTGCTGCTGTCTATCCCCCCTACCCACGTAGAGGTCCACCAGAGCCTGGGCCGCTGCCTCAACGCCCTCCTCACCACCCTGGGACCTGACCTACAAG GCGAGGGCCAGTCTGTGTCGGCCCTGCGGACGTCGTGCCTGGTGGGCTGTGCGGTGATGCAGGACAGTCCAGACTGTCTAGTCGAGGCCCAGGCCATCTCCTGTCTGCAGCAGCTGCACATGTTCGCCCCGCGCCACGTCAACCTGGCGAGCCTGGTTCCCAGCCTCTGT gtgaaccTGTGCAGCTCGTACCTGTCTCTGCGTCGTGCTGTGGTGGCCTGTCTCAGACAGCTGGCCCAGAAGGAAGCCCTGGAGGTGTCTGAGCATGCTGTGGCCCTCGTCAAGGAGCTGCCGCGCAGGGACAACACACATCTTG ATGTGACCATTAAGGAGGTGGGCCTGGAGGGGGCTCTGTTCAGCCTGCTGGACCGGGAGTCAGACCCCCGTCTCTGTCAGGACATCCAGGAGACCCTGGTCCATATGATGAGTTCCATCGCCACGGGGAAACTGGCCCACTGGCTCAAACTCTGCAAAGACGTCCTGTCTGCCTCTGCAG AATCCACAGCCCCGGTAGAGACCAAccaggaggaggatggagagagggacgaCGACGCGTCAGTCTTCCACGCCAAGTCAGAGTCCAGCGGGCCCTTCACCAACCTGCGCTGGTCCACGCGAGTCTTCGCTGTGGAGTGCGTGTGTCGCATCATCTCCCAGTGTGAGAGCCACGGACACCCTGCCCACTTCGACATGGCCCTGGCCCAGGAGCACCGCCTGCATGAGTCCACCG ACTTCCTGGTCCTTCACCTGGCTGACCTGATCCGCATGGCCTTCATGGCCGCCACTGACCACAGTGACAAGCTGAGGCTCTCTGGCCTACAAACTCTACTGGTCATCATCCGCAAGTTCGCTGCCATCCCAGAGCCGGAGTTCCCTGGCCACGTCATCCTGGAGCAGTATCAGGCTAAC GTTGGAGCTGCTCTGAGACCAGCCTTTACTGCAGACGCACCTCCTGATGTGACAGCCAAAGCCTGCCAG GTGTGCAGTGCGTGGATCGCCAGTGGGGTGGTCAGTGATCTGAGGGATCTGAGGAGGGTGCATCAGCTCCTGGCCTCTTCGCTGGTCAAGGTCCAGGCAGGGAAGGAGGTGCCCAGTCAGCTCTACAACGAGGGAACATCCACCATGGAGACACTGGCTGTGCTCAAGGCCTGGGCGGAG GTGTACATTGTGGCGGTGCAGAGCAGCAGTAGACCAAGGGAGAGCCCCATCTCAGGGCCAGGCCCAGGGAGGCAGGGTGAGCAGGCTGGTTCTCCCTTGCTAGAGGAGGACTGTGGGGGGGTTGGAGGGCCAGGGCTGCTGACGCTGGTCCAGACTGACCTGGCTACGCTGAGCCGTCTGTGGCTGGCTGCCCTACAGGACTACGTTCTCCTCACCCTCCCCCAGGACTACTCAGCACAGCTACCCGCTACAG GAGGGACGTTCTACACAGCAGAGACAGCGGAGCAGGCCAGACCCCACTACTGCAGCTCCTGGGCTCCCATCCTCCATGCCACGGCCCTGTGGCTAAACAGCACTGGTTTCATCATGGTGGACGATGGCCCTGCCAACCTGTCCCGACCCGTCACCCCCACCTCCATGGGCCAGTCCACCTCCCTGGCCTCCGTCAAGTCCCCTGAGGACATCAGCTCTGACCGACTCCACCTCATCCTGG GCATCAGTGTGGAGTTCCTGTGCTCTCCTCACTCCCATGACCAGATGGAGAACATCTCCTCCTGCCTCCAGGCCCTGCAGGCCCTGCTAGAGGTCTCCTGGCCCCGGTCAAAAGTCGGCAATGACCAGGTGTTGAGTGTGGAACTGCTGAGCGTGCTTCACAGGCTGATAGTGACGCGGGAGGCCCCAGGGGTGCAGCTGGCCGTGCTGGAGCTGGTTAGACAGGTGGTGTGTGCTGCCCAGGAGCACGTCAAGGAGAAACGCCACAGTGCTGAGG tggatgACGGGGCAGCGGAGAAGGAGACGGTTCCTGAGTTTGGGGAGGGCCGGGACACTGGTGGCCTGGTTCCAGGCAGGTCTCTAGTGTTCGGGGCCCTGcagctgtgcctgtgtgtgctggTGCGTAAACTGCCCCAGCTCAGCCCCAAGCTGGCCGGCAGCCCCAGCGGGGGCCAGGGAGGTTCGGCCTGGAGTCTGAGTGACAGTGACTGCAGACAAGTGGCGGCTGCTCTGGCCATCCTGTCTGACCTGCCAGCCATCTGCTCTCCTGACG GTAGTGTCTCCATTCTGCCTACAGTAATGTACCTGTTGATGGGGGTGCTGAGGGAGTTGGTCCACAATCcttgtggtggtggagctgggggTAGCAGTGGGGGTGGTGAGGCTCTGGACCTGGTGGTGCCTGCAGCCCTGCAGGCCCTGAGATGTGTGCTCTCCTCCCCTATGAGTCGCTCAGAGAAGAGCCGCGGGGCCTGGGCCCACCTGCTGCGCTGTGCTCTCAACACCCTGCTGGACTTCTGGGATTCCG ATAAGCCCAACCCTGCGGTGGATGAGGTCAGTCTGTTGACAGCTCTCACCATCTTCCTGCTGACTGCCAGTCCTGAGGTCACCACAGCCCAGCCATTGCAGACACGCTGCATAGACAAGTTTAAGGCCAGCCTGGAGTCTAAGGACCCTGTG GTGCTCAGCAGGAGTTACCAGTTGCTGATGTCAGTGTTCCAGAGCAAGACAGGGGTGGCGGTGCCCTTCATCCAGGGCCTGGGGAGCTGTGTGGTGGGACACCTgcagggggtggagaggaggaggcccCAGAGCTCCAAAGAGCTCCAGGCCATCCAAGATGGAGTCAGGGCCCTAGAGGCTCTGGTGTTCGCTGCCGACGAGACGCACC GTCCCCAGCTGGTGGCCATTCTCCTTCCCATCCTCATCTCCTTTCTACTGGATGAGAATGCCCTGTCCTCTGCCCCCGCGCCCGCCCGCACCCTGCATGAGTCAGCCCTGCAGGACCTGATGCGCATCGGCCCCCAGCACTCGTCCGTCTTCAAGGCCCTCATGGCCTCTTCGCCCTACATGAAAGCCAGGGTGGAGGCTGCTGTAAAGGGCAACCAGGAGAGTGTCAACGCCAAGACCACACAACTTCAAGTACCCAGCAAGACCTCGCCCAGCATTCAACTCAAGACCAATTTTCTGTGA